TCAAATAGCTTAGCTTGTAGGTTCTCAGATGCAATATTTCCTTGACTTTGTATGGTGCCTCCCAGTTTGGCTGCAGCTTCCCTTGGTTTGTTAAATCTGAGGCCTCTGTGTCCTGGAGAACGAGATCACCAACTTCATACTCTTTGATCTTGGCCTTTTTTTCGAAGTAGGGTTTTGTTTTTTCTTTGTACCTCTCCATTCTCTGTACTTCCCAGTCTCTTACTTCATCCAGCAGCTCCAGATTATTTTTTAGGCCTTCAATATTGGACACTTCATCAAAGTTGATGACCCCGTGAGGAGGGGATCCAATTTTTACTAGGAGTCTAGCCTCTGAACCGTAGGCGATTTGAAAGGGGTTTCCCTGGTTTTTATTCTTGGAGTGGTTTTGTATGACCACAGGCCTTCGGGAGCTCATCTGGCCAAGCTTTCTTGTATTCTTCCAGCCATTTTGCTAGTCCTCGCAGAATGGTTCTATTCGTGACTTCTACCTTCTCGTTTCCCTGTAGATATGCTATAGACGAGCTCTTATGCTTGATGTTGAGCTCTTTAAGATATGATTCAAAGTCTGAGCCCACGAACTGGGGTCCGTTGTCCGAGACCAACACTATCGAGATCCCGAATCTCATTACAATAGAGTTCATGAACTTTATGCAATCCTGCTGATTAATTGTTCGCATGGCCTTTGCttcttcccatttggtcatgtagTCAATGGCTACCAACACGTAGTGTAGGTCTCCTTTTGCCTGGAAAAAAGGACCCCCATGATATCTTTACCCCCGACAGCaaaaagggattagagagagaaCTGATATAGGGAGGCTCGGGCTCTGCTTAGGTACATTGATGAACTTCTTACAGTGGTTACACTTTTTGACATATGCAACTTCATCAGTATGGATTGTTGGCCAATATATTCTTTCCTGATGACTTTTTAAACCAAGGCCTTTGCTGCTAAGTGATCTCCATAAATGCCTTCATGCACCTCCCGAAGACAGTAGTCGGCCTCCTCCGGGTCCACACATTTCAGAGTTGGTGCTGAAAAAGTTCTTCTGTATAGTTGATTATCTTCAAGGAAGAAGCGAGCAGCTTTATATTTCAAGTATCTAGCCTTGTTATTATCTTCTAGGAGAGTCTCATCCTTCAAATATGCAATGAAAGGAGTCATCCAGTTCTCTGGGCTGCTGATGCACAAGATTTACGCCCTTTCGGTGCTTGGTACCCGAAGTTCTTCGAAGTATACCAAGTGCTTAAGTCTGAAGCATTTTGCACTAGCTTGGATATTTTTCTGCCTTGGAGTTTTCTTTTATGTTGATCTACAGAATGGTGGTATCCGGGATGGTTTCCAAGATGTTCCTTATCATGACTTGATACTGTGCCAGCGACTCATCTTTAACAATGTACTCTTCACTTGTCTGTTTGACCATGACCTGGGAAACGCTATGGATGATTAAACTCCTTACTCTGAGGGATTTTTCTAGTCGGAGTCTGGATAGAAGAGCTTTATATTCGTCTTGATTGTTGGTTACTTTGAAAGAGAAGGTGATTGCTTGTTGAATTGTGAACCCCTCGAACTGGTCAAAATGAGAACTGTCTACGTATAATTTCCATGCATCTTTGCTGGGGGGTTCATCTTCATAGGTGGATGGATCTGTTGTGAGTGGAGATGGTTTGGGGAAAGTGCACTTCATAATAAATTCTGCCAATGCTTGAGCTTTTATTGCTGTCTAGGGAACGGGCTTAATGTTGAATTGACTTAGCTTGATTGCCCAATTGACAAGTCCTCTAGATGCATCAGGTTTATGTATGACCTTTCGGAGAGGTTGGTCT
The sequence above is drawn from the Apium graveolens cultivar Ventura chromosome 2, ASM990537v1, whole genome shotgun sequence genome and encodes:
- the LOC141695267 gene encoding uncharacterized protein LOC141695267 — its product is MSSRRPVVIQNHSKNKNQGNPFQIAYGSEARLLVKIGSPPHGVINFDEVSNIEGLKNNLELLDEVRDWEVQRMERYKEKTKPYFEKKAKIKEYEVGDLVLQDTEASDLTNQGKLQPNWEAPYKVKEILHLRTYKLSYLNDTKVSNSCHGSPLIKIYQ